In the genome of Coraliomargarita sinensis, one region contains:
- a CDS encoding type I restriction endonuclease subunit R, with amino-acid sequence MSESSHSPSTLESVESQLPALHQLINLGFQYLTPAEVEQQRGGRLTNCFLDGIVREQLEELNQVETLNGTYAFSESAIQECLQALKDFRPEGLIATNEKAYDLLCLGRSVEQVIDGRKSSYTVRYIDWETPSRNVFHVAAELSVEKAKTKETRRPDIVCFVNGIPFAVIEAKAPDPKVGVSQAISQHLRNQHLDEIPDFFRTQQFLLAVNAKEGRYATVGTPTTHWLEWKEDLSEKGNEHLLHSVNAPLQAADLERLLAEPFKPHEAAAYREKLSGGDRLPTGQDKLIYSILRPERLLEMVYRFIVFDAGAKKVARYQQYFAVRDIMERVLELDSGGARKGGVVWHTQGSGKSLTMVMLAKAIALCGEIPNPRVVLVTDRVDLDDQIKGTFKSCGLDPKQAASGNDLVKLLKQERDAIISAVINKFDAACNKRDLRIDDPNIFVLVDEAHRTNYGSLHAHMRRVFPKACFIGFTGTPLMSQDKSTQQKFGGIIGRPYTINEAVNDGAVLRLRYEARKPEIDINREALDKQFEQQTEGLIEEEQAELKKKTAKFDNIAKTNQVIYQIARDISQHYEENWKGTFAKGQIVTPRKDVALKYKQALDEIGKVTSEVIISPPDDREGFDNAYGGNKDEVARFWKEMMIRYGNERNYNRTLIQRFKTDDEPEIIIVVSKLLTGFDAPRNTILYVCAPLKNHTLLQAIARVNRLYKDPVNGEEKDYGYIIDYRGILGELSLALDQYTDDNVQEEVDEVLVDIEEEVRKLPFAHSALWDIFKEVSNKKDREALENHLEDEERRDVFFDRLNVFAKVLASAKQSLAYYETVPQGKQKDYVDDLRFFAELRSSVRRRFTAEVDVRPYEQRIQKILNLNTVSSEVSQLTELVDIFDREAFQRELEKAGSEKSKADTIISRTKKTISEKWDEDPVFYERFSRMLDKILEDYRQKRLSDADRLKKAQEVMEAVRDRTGDDIPAVLRNKEIAKAYFGWAHKRLENYAEDASNFKDVAAQLAVDIEGNIDRLRIVNWKENDDVKNEMSNAIEDAVLGTGLKVPFDELDELIKDIIDIATKRLPNQAAS; translated from the coding sequence ATGAGTGAATCTTCACATTCCCCCTCCACCCTTGAGTCTGTGGAGTCCCAATTGCCGGCACTACATCAGTTGATCAATTTGGGCTTTCAATACCTGACTCCTGCTGAAGTAGAACAGCAGCGGGGAGGTCGTCTGACGAATTGCTTTCTCGACGGGATCGTCCGTGAACAGCTGGAAGAGCTGAATCAGGTCGAGACCCTGAATGGTACCTATGCTTTTTCGGAGTCGGCGATACAAGAGTGCCTGCAAGCCTTGAAGGACTTTAGGCCGGAGGGACTGATTGCTACCAATGAAAAAGCTTATGACTTACTCTGCCTCGGGCGTTCGGTAGAGCAGGTCATTGATGGGCGTAAATCGAGTTATACCGTTCGTTACATCGACTGGGAAACGCCAAGTCGGAACGTTTTTCACGTCGCTGCAGAATTGAGTGTGGAAAAGGCCAAGACGAAGGAGACTCGTCGGCCTGACATCGTCTGTTTCGTGAACGGCATACCCTTTGCAGTTATCGAGGCGAAGGCTCCAGATCCAAAGGTGGGTGTGAGTCAGGCGATTTCTCAACATTTACGGAACCAGCATCTAGACGAGATCCCGGATTTTTTCAGAACGCAGCAGTTTCTTTTGGCCGTGAATGCTAAGGAGGGTCGCTACGCCACGGTCGGGACTCCGACGACTCACTGGTTGGAGTGGAAGGAAGATTTGTCCGAGAAAGGAAACGAACACCTGTTGCATTCAGTTAATGCGCCGCTGCAGGCAGCAGATCTTGAACGGTTGCTTGCGGAGCCTTTTAAGCCGCATGAGGCCGCTGCGTATCGGGAGAAGCTTTCGGGAGGTGATCGCTTGCCAACGGGGCAGGACAAATTGATTTACTCAATCTTGCGCCCAGAACGTCTGCTGGAAATGGTCTATCGGTTCATCGTCTTCGATGCAGGGGCTAAGAAAGTAGCGCGTTACCAGCAATATTTTGCTGTTAGAGACATCATGGAACGTGTCCTGGAATTAGACTCTGGGGGCGCTCGTAAGGGGGGCGTCGTCTGGCATACACAGGGAAGCGGAAAGTCTCTAACTATGGTCATGCTGGCCAAAGCTATTGCGCTTTGTGGGGAGATCCCAAACCCGAGAGTTGTTTTAGTGACGGATCGCGTGGATTTGGATGACCAAATCAAGGGAACCTTCAAATCCTGTGGATTGGATCCTAAGCAGGCGGCGTCGGGAAATGATCTGGTCAAGCTGTTGAAGCAGGAGCGTGATGCCATCATTTCGGCCGTCATTAACAAATTTGATGCGGCCTGTAATAAACGTGACCTCCGTATCGACGACCCAAATATATTTGTTTTAGTGGATGAGGCCCACCGCACGAATTATGGATCGCTTCATGCCCATATGCGACGTGTGTTCCCTAAAGCCTGCTTTATCGGTTTTACTGGGACTCCACTAATGAGTCAGGATAAGTCTACCCAGCAGAAGTTTGGCGGAATTATCGGTAGACCCTACACGATTAACGAGGCGGTGAACGACGGAGCCGTGCTTCGATTGAGATACGAGGCTCGTAAGCCGGAAATCGACATTAACCGGGAAGCCCTGGATAAGCAGTTTGAACAGCAAACCGAGGGTTTGATTGAGGAAGAACAGGCAGAGCTGAAGAAGAAAACGGCAAAGTTCGATAATATCGCAAAGACGAATCAGGTTATTTACCAAATTGCTCGCGATATCAGTCAGCACTACGAAGAAAATTGGAAAGGGACCTTTGCTAAGGGGCAGATCGTAACGCCCCGCAAGGATGTTGCCCTGAAATATAAGCAAGCCCTGGATGAGATCGGGAAGGTGACCTCGGAGGTTATTATTTCACCGCCAGATGATCGGGAGGGTTTCGATAATGCCTATGGTGGTAATAAGGACGAGGTTGCACGCTTCTGGAAGGAGATGATGATCCGCTACGGTAATGAGCGGAACTATAACCGGACGTTGATCCAGCGGTTTAAAACCGACGATGAGCCAGAGATAATTATTGTGGTGAGCAAGTTGCTCACTGGTTTCGATGCTCCAAGGAATACGATTTTATATGTGTGTGCCCCTTTAAAGAACCACACGCTTCTTCAAGCGATAGCCCGGGTGAACCGGCTCTACAAGGACCCCGTCAATGGGGAGGAAAAGGACTACGGGTATATTATTGATTATCGGGGAATCCTTGGTGAGTTGAGCCTAGCACTTGACCAATACACCGACGATAATGTCCAAGAGGAAGTGGATGAAGTCCTCGTGGATATTGAGGAGGAAGTGAGGAAGCTGCCTTTCGCGCATTCCGCCTTGTGGGACATTTTTAAGGAGGTCTCGAACAAGAAGGACCGTGAAGCACTGGAGAATCACCTCGAAGACGAGGAGCGGCGGGATGTCTTTTTTGATCGTCTCAATGTCTTTGCCAAGGTGTTGGCGAGTGCCAAGCAGTCGCTGGCCTACTATGAAACAGTGCCACAGGGGAAGCAGAAGGACTATGTCGATGACCTTCGCTTCTTCGCTGAGTTGCGCTCAAGTGTGCGGAGACGCTTTACTGCTGAGGTCGATGTAAGGCCCTATGAGCAGCGTATCCAGAAAATCCTAAATCTGAATACAGTCTCCAGTGAAGTTTCTCAGCTCACTGAACTGGTTGATATCTTTGATCGGGAAGCTTTCCAGCGAGAGTTGGAAAAGGCGGGTTCCGAGAAAAGTAAGGCGGACACCATCATCAGTCGCACAAAGAAAACAATTTCTGAGAAGTGGGATGAGGATCCGGTCTTCTATGAGCGTTTTTCAAGAATGTTGGATAAGATCCTCGAAGATTATCGTCAGAAGCGTCTTTCGGACGCGGACAGGCTGAAAAAAGCTCAGGAGGTTATGGAGGCGGTTCGGGACCGTACTGGTGATGATATACCCGCTGTCCTTAGGAATAAGGAAATAGCTAAAGCCTATTTCGGGTGGGCGCATAAACGCCTCGAAAACTATGCAGAAGATGCAAGTAACTTCAAAGATGTAGCCGCTCAACTGGCCGTTGACATTGAGGGCAACATTGACCGTCTACGAATCGTAAACTGGAAGGAAAACGATGATGTTAAAAATGAGATGTCCAATGCGATCGAGGATGCGGTTTTGGGTACTGGATTGAAGGTTCCTTTTGATGAACTCGATGAACTAATTAAAGATATCATCGACATCGCCACGAAGCGTCTGCCCAACCAAGCCGCTTCATGA
- a CDS encoding SMODS domain-containing nucleotidyltransferase: MSLNGYLTRLSRAAFVRDLEREQIDRSAAEIQKRIKRYFGNEVREQKFFGSYERGTILPRYMDDSSDVDLMIIFKDDGSKPQTHINRLRKFADKWYPNSARSQSSPTFALELKHVRFELVPAIEGWWSGIKIPAPRSDLNDWLETDPDSFSEELTAQNRSHNNQIKPLCRIMKYWNVSMGRPYESYQLEQMIAEHGFQNLVVSFLYGRLDLWGCFHSFASKLTEMSFYDMPIVEQRALERLQAVLAKIDRYQRNGDELNAENALQRVLPLKAGFSASN; the protein is encoded by the coding sequence ATGAGCCTTAATGGATACCTAACTCGTCTATCTCGCGCAGCTTTTGTGCGCGACCTTGAGCGGGAGCAGATTGATCGTTCTGCTGCGGAAATACAGAAGCGCATAAAACGGTATTTTGGAAATGAAGTTAGAGAGCAGAAGTTCTTCGGCTCTTATGAGCGAGGAACAATACTACCTCGTTATATGGATGATAGCTCGGATGTGGATTTGATGATTATCTTTAAGGATGATGGTTCGAAGCCTCAGACGCATATCAACCGTCTCAGGAAATTTGCGGATAAGTGGTATCCAAACTCGGCTCGTTCACAGTCTTCTCCCACATTTGCACTCGAACTAAAGCATGTTCGCTTCGAGCTTGTGCCGGCAATTGAAGGTTGGTGGAGCGGGATTAAGATACCCGCTCCTAGAAGTGATCTGAATGATTGGTTGGAGACGGACCCTGATTCGTTTAGCGAAGAACTTACGGCACAAAACCGCAGCCATAATAACCAGATTAAACCTCTTTGCCGTATTATGAAATATTGGAATGTTAGCATGGGGCGTCCTTACGAGTCGTATCAGTTGGAGCAAATGATTGCCGAACATGGATTCCAGAATCTGGTTGTATCGTTTCTCTATGGTCGGTTGGACCTCTGGGGGTGTTTCCATTCATTTGCGTCGAAACTAACTGAAATGAGCTTTTACGACATGCCGATAGTGGAGCAACGGGCATTAGAGCGCCTTCAAGCTGTTCTCGCCAAAATTGATAGGTATCAGCGAAACGGTGACGAATTAAATGCGGAGAATGCACTTCAACGGGTTTTACCCCTAAAGGCGGGCTTCTCTGCATCCAATTAA
- a CDS encoding NACHT domain-containing protein translates to MIAPEDYINLDRTFVTLPKEGKDQAIQSYESEFLSTRWYSIGWQKLYEKNGPVVILGEPGSGRSYEFKAQKDQLVESGQTAFYLELHRLAGERIEPILEGSEDSEIYANWSKSEEQAYFFLDAVDEAKLDKTLDFKTALLNFRRSLGSRLSGAKVFISSRISAWHPELDKRLVEENLTPEPRSVSAEVGKITRFGKSSDQGPNTLKAAQEPIAAEVYMICPLSRDAVVVLCTSRQLQNPDSFLRELDQSHAWEFARRPLSLLFLMRSWEESGEIGDLTVLLESTVRELLKERPVKDDHARKYPISTEEARIGAEYMAAASVFSRTLDFAVDDMPRRGRRTLSPQDCLPQDWQPSMRKALIDRPLFDSAIYGTFRFHHRRLAEYLAACWLRRRMENQCPASVLFELLFSRNGSQEILKPSMKSVATWLSCLSSDGWALELRQRLLRSNPEVFLRYGDPAKWPSSFKCAVLEAFAARFRDRDFMNLDTDRYALSRLVDECNSASLARMVSDSSIGAGPRLELLKCATESRCSACVPSAFEILAQRQDRRLLESKAIELIGEVGSPEDLLRLKNHALRNAEFAQTHLGWLVRFLFPQVLSVAELKAWLEGTPDAGRLSTERYFVKSVFEKVPEGWCPIEVLGMLCELNEASLSCRSTGRDPNYPGAWTKELIFPVLKHALGGRDLIEGEARVVGTSCAIISLPSTCREDLSLDGEGIDLNDWTKAHPQVRRIAFWLAVEADRREDRNPRPEFSGSWALSHTLKFELCQFDRGWLFDDLLTREASFDKEIAACLLVELWRMNRCRWGDGRRLLQSIKASGLDSPRFRKQMLRIGLHWPPDWFWRLKRKGFFTKWYWLQKSGYIKRYFRKCRNLWMLHSRIKKLRTADQCGWLVSLCRETSDNMRWAVKDWEKLRVKYGRRITKATQDGCVAVWERFTPEPYYLEATPNGIIAGLSGLQFLYQEKELDLGGLSSDNARRAALYAVNEMNGHADWMTELSQSHSEEVRSVLIECIEQEWSRPEGTNTWCRHLELLTDQETEYGHLVCRDVLDLFMNRAPGNSQALTAAFKLLMVQGEYPVISFADRASAALNGMDPDDVLFRPWLAILVQLDAQAAMDLIETILSNDGVSPPDPRSNLMVRLCVMLQGRRDSFPLVKEPNYLHLDNIGRFIRLVYEYVNPRDDIRRPTGEAYSPEGRDDAQSFRGYLLTMLAESTDPRAEEVLVSLADDPDFQEDRDWLKDLAEKSSGKAADVEALQPADLQAFVEKNEFPPKSSRSLFDLTMRRLNAIKHDVEEADHSLRQSVRDGDIEVDFRRFVAREMNLRKNGLYSCTEESVIRAEERLDIRIENPACNGHVVIEAKIANLGRSLNSLVEDLETQLCGRYLNDENARFGVFLVACTANRSWQSPDGGAALNFDEVIERLSLRAQEIYTDSPGVEGLEVIGVDFRQG, encoded by the coding sequence ATGATAGCCCCGGAAGATTACATCAACCTAGACCGTACGTTTGTTACTCTCCCGAAGGAGGGTAAGGATCAGGCGATCCAAAGCTATGAGTCGGAGTTCCTGTCGACACGATGGTATTCTATCGGCTGGCAAAAGCTTTATGAAAAGAATGGCCCCGTCGTTATTCTGGGTGAGCCTGGTAGTGGGCGTTCTTACGAATTCAAGGCTCAGAAGGATCAGCTAGTCGAGTCGGGTCAAACTGCCTTCTATTTAGAGTTGCACCGTCTGGCTGGAGAGAGGATCGAACCAATACTCGAGGGCAGTGAAGATTCCGAAATCTATGCAAATTGGTCAAAGTCAGAAGAGCAGGCCTACTTCTTTCTGGACGCTGTGGATGAAGCGAAGCTGGACAAGACGCTTGATTTTAAAACGGCTCTTCTGAATTTTCGTCGGTCGCTAGGTTCACGCTTGAGTGGTGCCAAGGTTTTCATCTCTTCGCGGATTAGTGCATGGCATCCAGAGTTAGATAAGAGGCTTGTCGAAGAAAATTTGACGCCCGAGCCAAGGTCGGTGAGTGCGGAAGTGGGCAAGATAACCCGGTTCGGTAAATCCAGTGACCAAGGTCCAAATACACTGAAAGCAGCTCAGGAGCCTATTGCAGCTGAGGTATACATGATCTGTCCACTTAGCAGAGACGCGGTCGTTGTTCTATGCACGTCCAGGCAGCTGCAAAACCCAGATAGCTTTCTACGCGAATTAGACCAAAGTCACGCTTGGGAATTTGCCCGACGGCCTTTGTCTTTATTGTTTTTGATGCGAAGCTGGGAGGAGTCCGGTGAGATTGGAGATCTTACAGTCCTTCTGGAGTCTACGGTTCGTGAACTCTTAAAAGAGCGTCCAGTGAAGGATGATCATGCCAGAAAATATCCGATTTCGACTGAAGAGGCGCGTATCGGAGCCGAATACATGGCAGCGGCGAGTGTGTTTAGTCGGACCCTTGATTTTGCTGTGGATGATATGCCGCGTAGAGGTAGAAGAACTTTATCTCCTCAGGATTGTTTGCCCCAGGACTGGCAGCCCAGCATGCGCAAGGCGCTTATTGACCGTCCGCTCTTTGATTCGGCGATATACGGAACATTCCGTTTTCACCACCGGCGGCTTGCCGAGTACCTAGCCGCGTGCTGGCTGAGGCGTCGAATGGAGAATCAGTGCCCAGCATCTGTTCTGTTTGAACTTTTATTTAGCAGAAATGGTAGTCAGGAAATTCTAAAACCATCAATGAAATCGGTGGCAACATGGCTAAGCTGCTTGAGTAGCGATGGATGGGCACTTGAGTTGAGACAGCGGTTATTGCGGTCTAATCCAGAGGTTTTTTTGCGTTACGGGGACCCGGCAAAGTGGCCATCTTCATTCAAGTGTGCCGTCTTGGAAGCATTTGCTGCGCGTTTTAGAGATCGGGATTTTATGAACCTCGACACGGATCGCTATGCATTGAGTCGGCTAGTGGATGAATGTAACAGTGCGTCTCTTGCCAGGATGGTCAGCGATTCCAGCATAGGTGCCGGTCCCCGCCTTGAGCTTTTAAAGTGTGCGACGGAGAGCCGTTGTTCCGCGTGTGTTCCATCTGCTTTCGAGATTCTCGCTCAACGGCAGGATAGAAGGCTCCTTGAAAGCAAGGCAATTGAACTTATTGGTGAAGTTGGTAGCCCTGAAGACCTCCTGCGACTAAAAAACCACGCACTTCGAAACGCGGAGTTTGCGCAGACTCATTTAGGATGGCTTGTTCGGTTTTTGTTTCCTCAGGTTTTATCTGTAGCAGAGTTAAAGGCTTGGCTGGAGGGCACGCCAGACGCAGGACGGCTTTCGACGGAGCGATATTTCGTAAAGTCTGTCTTTGAGAAAGTTCCAGAAGGTTGGTGTCCGATCGAAGTCTTGGGCATGTTATGTGAGTTAAATGAAGCTTCGCTTAGTTGCCGTTCAACCGGACGGGATCCAAATTATCCAGGGGCATGGACCAAGGAGCTTATTTTTCCCGTGCTCAAGCACGCATTGGGTGGGAGAGATTTAATAGAAGGGGAGGCGAGGGTTGTTGGCACGTCCTGTGCAATTATCTCGCTCCCATCTACTTGCCGGGAAGATTTAAGCTTAGACGGTGAAGGTATTGATTTAAATGATTGGACGAAGGCTCATCCGCAGGTCCGGCGTATTGCGTTTTGGCTGGCGGTGGAGGCGGATCGTCGAGAGGACAGGAACCCTAGGCCTGAATTTTCCGGATCATGGGCATTGTCTCACACTTTGAAATTCGAGTTGTGCCAATTTGATCGAGGTTGGCTTTTTGACGACCTTTTAACTAGAGAGGCAAGTTTTGATAAGGAGATTGCCGCTTGTCTGCTAGTCGAACTCTGGCGGATGAACAGGTGCCGTTGGGGTGACGGGCGTAGACTTCTTCAAAGTATCAAGGCAAGTGGCTTGGATTCCCCGAGATTTCGAAAGCAAATGTTACGCATTGGTCTTCACTGGCCACCTGATTGGTTTTGGCGTCTCAAAAGGAAGGGGTTTTTCACTAAGTGGTATTGGCTCCAAAAGAGTGGGTATATAAAGCGGTATTTTCGTAAATGCAGAAACTTATGGATGCTACATTCACGGATAAAAAAACTTAGAACAGCAGATCAATGTGGTTGGCTGGTCAGCTTATGTCGTGAAACCTCAGATAATATGAGGTGGGCGGTTAAGGATTGGGAGAAGTTGAGGGTAAAGTATGGTCGTCGAATAACTAAAGCCACTCAGGACGGTTGTGTAGCCGTCTGGGAGAGATTTACCCCTGAGCCCTACTACCTGGAGGCAACGCCGAATGGAATTATAGCTGGTCTGTCGGGTCTCCAGTTTCTATATCAAGAAAAGGAATTAGACCTAGGAGGCCTTAGTTCTGATAATGCCAGACGGGCGGCATTATATGCCGTTAACGAGATGAATGGTCATGCGGACTGGATGACAGAGCTCTCCCAAAGTCATTCCGAGGAGGTTAGATCAGTACTTATTGAATGTATTGAACAGGAGTGGAGCCGCCCGGAAGGAACAAATACGTGGTGCCGACATCTTGAATTACTAACAGATCAGGAGACTGAATATGGCCACCTAGTCTGTCGCGATGTTCTGGACTTGTTCATGAATCGAGCTCCGGGGAATTCTCAAGCATTAACAGCAGCCTTTAAGTTGCTAATGGTCCAAGGGGAATATCCAGTTATATCATTTGCGGATAGAGCCTCGGCGGCCCTTAACGGTATGGATCCAGACGATGTGCTGTTTCGTCCTTGGTTAGCTATTTTGGTTCAATTGGATGCGCAGGCCGCCATGGATCTAATTGAAACAATATTAAGCAATGATGGTGTATCCCCACCAGATCCCCGATCGAACCTGATGGTTCGGTTATGTGTAATGTTACAGGGGCGACGGGATTCCTTTCCATTAGTAAAGGAGCCCAATTATCTGCACCTAGATAATATTGGCCGATTTATTCGACTGGTTTATGAATATGTGAATCCCAGAGACGATATACGTCGTCCTACCGGAGAAGCCTACAGCCCGGAAGGGCGGGACGACGCACAGAGCTTTAGAGGGTATTTGTTAACGATGTTAGCTGAAAGCACCGACCCAAGGGCAGAGGAAGTGTTGGTTTCTTTAGCTGATGACCCAGATTTTCAGGAAGATCGAGACTGGTTAAAGGATTTGGCTGAAAAATCATCAGGAAAAGCTGCAGATGTTGAAGCGCTTCAGCCAGCTGACCTTCAGGCCTTTGTTGAGAAAAACGAGTTCCCTCCGAAATCGTCTCGAAGTCTGTTTGATCTTACAATGCGGAGACTGAATGCCATAAAGCACGATGTAGAAGAAGCGGATCATTCCCTGCGTCAGTCCGTTCGTGACGGAGATATTGAAGTAGACTTCCGACGTTTTGTCGCACGGGAAATGAATCTGCGTAAAAATGGCCTCTATAGCTGTACTGAAGAATCAGTCATACGTGCAGAGGAGCGGTTGGATATTCGAATTGAGAATCCAGCATGCAATGGGCATGTCGTCATCGAAGCAAAAATTGCTAATCTGGGTAGAAGCCTAAACAGTTTGGTCGAGGACCTCGAAACGCAGCTTTGCGGACGCTATCTAAACGATGAGAATGCTAGATTTGGGGTTTTCTTGGTAGCTTGCACTGCTAACAGGTCGTGGCAAAGCCCTGATGGCGGGGCAGCCTTAAACTTTGATGAAGTCATTGAGCGATTATCTCTACGAGCTCAAGAAATCTATACAGATTCACCAGGAGTAGAGGGGTTGGAGGTCATCGGGGTCGATTTTAGGCAGGGTTGA
- a CDS encoding M48 family metallopeptidase — protein sequence MNSLRYGNRVVSFEVDRRERTTLEISVYPDSSVEVIAPLSATDEAIEKRVRRRLKWITKQQRGFENYYPKPSPREYVSGESWLYQGRQYRLKVIETNSPPKVALRRPLLVVELPDRKNAAAVKKALEAWYRERAQDRLWARYEVCAKAMKAYRITAPEMKIQKMAKRWGSYSPIGKILLNPELVKAPTECIDYVILHELCHVKHRGHDKDFYRLLQRVAPDWLRLKSKLEHLNI from the coding sequence ATGAATAGCCTGAGATATGGTAATCGGGTGGTGTCCTTTGAAGTAGATCGCCGGGAGCGTACTACCTTGGAGATTTCAGTATACCCGGACAGTAGTGTAGAGGTTATTGCGCCCTTGTCCGCTACGGATGAAGCCATTGAGAAACGTGTTAGGAGGCGTTTAAAGTGGATTACGAAGCAACAGCGAGGGTTTGAGAATTATTACCCAAAGCCGTCACCAAGAGAGTATGTTTCGGGAGAATCCTGGCTCTACCAGGGCAGGCAATATCGCCTGAAAGTAATTGAAACCAATAGCCCGCCCAAAGTAGCACTGCGAAGGCCATTACTTGTCGTAGAATTACCTGATAGAAAAAATGCAGCTGCAGTAAAAAAAGCTCTGGAAGCGTGGTATAGGGAAAGAGCTCAAGATCGCCTTTGGGCCAGATACGAAGTGTGTGCTAAAGCTATGAAAGCTTACCGAATCACCGCACCAGAAATGAAAATCCAAAAGATGGCTAAGCGATGGGGTAGCTATTCCCCGATAGGGAAAATCTTATTGAACCCCGAATTGGTTAAAGCCCCGACGGAGTGCATCGACTATGTAATCCTCCATGAACTCTGCCACGTGAAACACCGTGGTCATGATAAAGACTTTTACCGACTTCTCCAGCGAGTCGCGCCGGACTGGCTACGTCTAAAAAGTAAACTAGAGCATTTGAACATTTAA
- a CDS encoding SLATT domain-containing protein gives MSEIIEELKKESLRIEEDVTYSGKRHFNAASRWEGYHNKLGIPSTALSAIAGLSAFADFPTLAGIIAISTAAVTAVFTFLKTDERASKHRAVGNGYFSLKNDARIFRNIECTATSDLDQLKTRIVELSDRRNELNEQAPETSDKDFQTARDGIEGGEQEYQADKS, from the coding sequence ATGAGCGAGATTATTGAAGAATTGAAAAAGGAATCTCTTCGCATTGAAGAAGACGTCACCTATTCGGGAAAGCGCCATTTCAATGCGGCCTCACGATGGGAGGGGTATCACAATAAGCTTGGTATCCCTTCGACTGCTCTGAGTGCTATCGCTGGGTTAAGTGCATTTGCTGATTTTCCGACTTTGGCGGGCATAATTGCGATTTCCACTGCAGCAGTGACCGCGGTTTTTACATTCCTGAAAACAGATGAGCGGGCATCGAAACACCGGGCGGTCGGCAACGGCTATTTCTCTCTCAAAAACGATGCGCGGATATTTCGAAATATTGAATGTACGGCTACTTCAGACTTGGATCAATTAAAGACGCGAATCGTTGAGCTATCCGACCGGAGAAATGAGTTGAATGAGCAAGCGCCTGAAACTTCGGATAAGGATTTCCAAACTGCTCGGGATGGTATCGAAGGTGGTGAGCAGGAGTATCAAGCAGATAAGTCTTAG
- a CDS encoding DUF4365 domain-containing protein, which yields MTKFPIRPIQHIQEHKSFAILLYKLKDIGIFRDQTINDYGIDFEFELTKKEELTGKIIKIQVKSSEDIKSNKDGSISVGGLKQSTLVYWAEISFSLPVVLAVVDTASENIFLSNPIFWECLEQLDGTKSSKTIQISEPQVEGSGNQKAVMISLVKSCIYPSLRDELSSFTHAMRCFKDYCKLYENIHHYDFHMPIDDVDVLDDLIESCRSLNVLSYKVKTEKILEADELKNIYNKQWWCKKYKYEYHGGFEGPPNITMQKPLQYLLPRLLTAINMHRKRVLTTGAYWRVRMPSILKASLKWQYSKVKNFVELEKIGIGDFHVEELDYEQYLYLEALQKGEDVKKFAQYAEWEGGRISNWQ from the coding sequence ATGACTAAATTCCCAATTCGACCAATTCAACACATCCAAGAACATAAGTCATTTGCGATACTGTTGTATAAGTTAAAAGATATAGGGATTTTCCGTGATCAAACAATTAACGACTATGGAATAGACTTTGAGTTTGAGCTTACAAAGAAAGAGGAACTCACAGGGAAAATTATAAAGATCCAAGTCAAATCAAGTGAGGATATTAAAAGTAATAAGGATGGGTCCATTTCGGTCGGTGGATTGAAGCAGTCTACCTTAGTATATTGGGCGGAGATTTCCTTTAGTCTGCCAGTGGTCCTCGCAGTTGTTGATACTGCTTCGGAAAACATATTTTTATCGAATCCGATCTTCTGGGAATGTCTCGAGCAATTGGATGGTACTAAATCCTCTAAAACGATTCAGATTTCTGAACCTCAGGTTGAGGGGTCTGGAAATCAAAAGGCAGTAATGATATCACTTGTTAAAAGCTGTATATATCCATCATTGAGAGACGAATTGTCTTCATTTACTCATGCTATGAGATGCTTCAAGGATTACTGTAAGCTTTATGAGAATATACATCACTATGATTTTCATATGCCAATAGACGACGTTGATGTTTTGGATGACCTTATAGAATCATGTCGTTCCTTGAACGTGTTGAGTTATAAAGTGAAAACTGAGAAAATATTGGAGGCAGATGAATTAAAGAATATCTACAATAAGCAATGGTGGTGTAAAAAATATAAGTATGAGTATCATGGAGGTTTTGAGGGGCCACCCAACATAACAATGCAAAAGCCGCTTCAGTACTTATTACCTCGTTTGCTTACGGCCATTAATATGCACAGGAAACGGGTATTAACAACTGGAGCTTATTGGCGAGTTCGGATGCCTAGTATTCTTAAGGCCTCTTTGAAGTGGCAGTATTCCAAAGTTAAGAATTTCGTAGAGCTTGAAAAAATTGGAATTGGAGATTTTCATGTCGAGGAACTTGATTACGAGCAGTATCTCTACTTGGAGGCTCTGCAAAAAGGAGAAGATGTTAAAAAGTTTGCTCAATATGCCGAATGGGAAGGTGGGCGGATCAGTAACTGGCAATGA